From a single Gracilimonas sp. genomic region:
- a CDS encoding AbrB/MazE/SpoVT family DNA-binding domain-containing protein, protein MPTATITSKGQVTIPKKIRDELGLKPGDKLDFEIDEQGKIGVSKKKFSIMDMAGILHRPGQKAKTIEEMNKGVAEYFRKKYKK, encoded by the coding sequence ATGCCTACAGCAACCATCACATCCAAAGGTCAGGTAACCATCCCCAAAAAAATCCGGGATGAATTGGGTTTGAAGCCCGGTGATAAGCTCGATTTTGAAATAGATGAACAAGGAAAAATTGGGGTGTCCAAAAAGAAATTTTCCATTATGGATATGGCAGGTATTCTTCATAGACCGGGGCAAAAAGCAAAAACTATTGAAGAAATGAACAAAGGTGTTGCGGAGTATTTCAGAAAAAAATACAAAAAGTAA
- a CDS encoding type II toxin-antitoxin system VapC family toxin: MPAIDTNILIRFLVRDDEEQFQKVRTLFEEYHESPLKINLPVIMESCWVLTTTYGYSKMKFIETFRMLLDTQGFEVQLDRVIQKALDEFEETNAGFEDCLISELNNASKDDPTYTFDKKASKLKGMKLLR, from the coding sequence ATGCCTGCAATAGACACCAATATCCTGATCCGTTTCTTAGTTAGAGATGATGAAGAACAATTTCAAAAAGTACGGACCTTGTTTGAAGAATATCATGAATCTCCATTGAAAATTAATCTGCCTGTAATAATGGAATCTTGTTGGGTACTTACTACTACTTACGGCTATTCTAAGATGAAATTCATAGAGACTTTTCGGATGCTGTTAGATACTCAAGGATTTGAAGTTCAGTTGGACAGAGTTATTCAAAAAGCACTTGATGAGTTTGAAGAAACAAATGCAGGTTTTGAAGATTGTTTAATTAGTGAATTAAATAATGCGTCGAAAGATGATCCAACCTATACTTTCGATAAAAAAGCATCTAAACTGAAAGGAATGAAGCTTTTGAGATAG
- the polX gene encoding DNA polymerase/3'-5' exonuclease PolX: MPYTNQDIAAKLREVSQLMQLAGENRFKVIAFDKAAQTIEGLGDDINEYIKEKNLTDIKGIGKSIAEDIYALEETGEMPVLEAFKEKVPEGLIDWLGISGLGPKNAYKIHKELGISTIDELKEKIEDGSVASLSGLGQKSAEKIKKSIEWMEKFDERCRLDQAQEIASTIFDSLKDQEGVQQIEVAGSYRRGLETIGDIDILIAADEKHINPLFDVFTNHERVTEVLGKGDTKSSVRTKEGRQVDLRIVKPEEFPAALMYFTGSKEHNVVLRQRARDRGMSLNEYGLFKLNDSGDTNFDAPVEFSSESDIYEKLDMHFVPPELREDRGEFDIYEEQQDFDLVSNEDIRGVIHAHSTWSDGKYSIKEMAEACMERGYEYLGLTDHSKTAAYAGGLTVDEIKQQWEEIDQLNEEFRDAGKSFVIFKGIESDILADGSLDYEDDILEGFDFVIASVHQSLEMPRDKMMERMRNAIKNPYTRILGHPTGRLLLKRNGSDLDLNELVALAAEHNTAIEINANPRRLDLDWRFGNKAMEVGLMTSINPDAHSTDGIDDIPYGVRIARKGKYGKDRVLNAKSAEEVRSFFEAR; the protein is encoded by the coding sequence ATGCCCTACACCAATCAGGATATCGCCGCCAAACTCCGTGAAGTATCTCAGCTTATGCAGCTCGCCGGAGAGAATCGATTTAAAGTTATTGCCTTTGATAAAGCCGCACAGACGATTGAGGGACTTGGGGATGACATCAACGAGTACATCAAAGAAAAAAACCTGACGGATATAAAAGGGATTGGTAAATCCATTGCTGAAGACATTTATGCGCTGGAAGAAACCGGGGAAATGCCCGTACTGGAAGCGTTCAAAGAAAAAGTACCGGAAGGTTTGATCGATTGGCTGGGAATTTCAGGACTCGGCCCCAAGAACGCTTACAAAATCCATAAAGAGCTGGGTATCAGTACTATTGATGAGCTGAAGGAAAAAATTGAAGATGGCTCGGTGGCATCACTTTCAGGATTGGGGCAAAAATCGGCGGAGAAAATAAAGAAATCCATTGAATGGATGGAGAAGTTTGATGAACGCTGCCGTTTAGATCAGGCCCAAGAAATCGCCAGCACCATTTTTGACAGCCTGAAAGATCAGGAAGGAGTTCAGCAGATCGAAGTGGCCGGCTCCTACCGTCGCGGACTGGAAACCATTGGCGACATCGACATTTTGATTGCCGCTGACGAAAAACACATTAACCCGTTATTCGATGTGTTCACCAATCACGAACGGGTGACGGAAGTACTTGGCAAAGGAGACACCAAGAGCTCGGTTAGAACCAAAGAAGGCCGCCAGGTGGATTTACGCATCGTTAAGCCTGAGGAATTCCCGGCCGCACTTATGTATTTCACCGGAAGTAAAGAACACAATGTGGTGTTAAGGCAGCGTGCCCGCGACCGCGGAATGAGCCTGAATGAATATGGTTTGTTCAAGCTGAACGACAGCGGAGACACCAACTTTGATGCTCCGGTTGAATTTTCGAGTGAGTCGGATATTTACGAGAAGCTGGATATGCACTTTGTGCCGCCTGAGCTTCGCGAAGACCGTGGTGAGTTCGACATCTACGAAGAACAGCAGGATTTTGACCTCGTTTCTAATGAAGATATTCGGGGTGTTATTCATGCTCACAGCACCTGGAGTGATGGAAAGTACTCCATCAAAGAAATGGCCGAAGCATGTATGGAGCGGGGGTATGAATATCTTGGGCTAACCGATCACTCCAAAACGGCGGCTTATGCAGGCGGACTTACAGTGGATGAAATTAAACAGCAGTGGGAAGAAATTGATCAGCTGAACGAGGAGTTCAGGGATGCCGGCAAAAGTTTTGTGATTTTTAAAGGCATTGAATCCGATATTCTGGCCGATGGTTCTTTAGATTATGAGGATGACATCCTGGAAGGCTTTGATTTCGTTATCGCCAGTGTGCACCAGTCACTGGAAATGCCCCGGGATAAAATGATGGAACGGATGCGAAATGCTATCAAAAATCCATACACAAGAATTCTGGGTCACCCAACCGGCCGGTTGCTACTGAAAAGAAACGGCAGCGATTTAGACCTTAACGAACTGGTTGCCCTGGCAGCCGAACATAATACAGCAATTGAAATCAATGCCAATCCGCGCCGGCTTGACCTTGACTGGAGATTTGGCAACAAAGCCATGGAAGTCGGGCTTATGACTTCCATCAACCCTGATGCTCACTCCACCGATGGCATTGATGATATACCCTACGGTGTGCGCATTGCCCGAAAAGGAAAGTATGGGAAAGACCGTGTACTGAATGCGAAAAGTGCGGAAGAGGTAAGGTCATTTTTTGAGGCAAGATAG
- a CDS encoding YraN family protein: MTKKSHREIGNDGEDLACAYLESKGWRILERNYFFEHSEVDIVAYDDTAIVFVEVKYRTNTKFGQPFEHVTEEKVQHIFKAAEAWMYERKMEGSPMRFDIVGIVQKKNEAPEFNHIEDAFR, encoded by the coding sequence ATGACTAAGAAGTCGCACCGAGAAATTGGAAACGATGGGGAAGATCTCGCCTGTGCCTATCTGGAATCCAAAGGATGGAGAATTTTAGAGCGGAACTATTTTTTTGAACACTCTGAAGTGGACATCGTGGCGTATGATGACACCGCTATCGTATTCGTTGAAGTTAAGTACCGTACTAATACAAAATTCGGACAGCCTTTCGAGCACGTAACCGAAGAGAAAGTTCAGCATATCTTCAAAGCTGCCGAGGCATGGATGTACGAACGAAAAATGGAGGGGTCTCCCATGCGATTTGATATCGTCGGGATTGTGCAGAAAAAGAATGAAGCTCCGGAATTCAATCATATTGAGGATGCGTTTAGGTAG
- a CDS encoding zinc ribbon domain-containing protein: MPTYEYKREDGTTFEIIQKMSEPALETCPTTGQKVKRIISGGGGVVYKGDGWYVTDYKNGGKKSASTPPAESSDKDNGAPETKAEAPKAKADKETKS, from the coding sequence ATGCCTACATACGAGTACAAAAGAGAAGACGGAACTACTTTTGAAATCATCCAAAAGATGAGTGAACCTGCTTTGGAAACCTGCCCTACAACCGGACAAAAAGTGAAGCGCATTATTTCCGGTGGCGGAGGCGTGGTTTACAAAGGTGATGGCTGGTATGTAACCGATTACAAGAACGGAGGTAAGAAATCAGCCTCAACTCCTCCCGCCGAAAGTTCAGATAAGGATAATGGAGCTCCGGAAACCAAAGCTGAAGCACCGAAGGCAAAAGCCGACAAAGAAACCAAATCGTAA
- a CDS encoding SulP family inorganic anion transporter, translating into MKKYLDLFGLNDKIDYKTEILAGITVSMALIPEAVAFAMIAGLSPLTGLYAAFMMGLVTSIIGGRPGMISGATGAIAVVLVALAQSHGVEYIFGAVILAGIIQIAAGALKLGKLMRLVPHPVIFGFVNGLAVIIFMSQLAQFKTPSGEWMTGQSMYVLLGLVALTMLIIWGLPKLTKAVPASLVAILTVFGVVVVLGIETRTVGDIASISGGFPPFHIPEIPFTWEAFMVILPYSAIIAGVGLIESLLTLNIIDEITETRGSGNQEAIAQGSANILSGLFSGMGGCAMIGQSLINVSSGARTRISGIVASLMLLVFIMFGAPVIELMPMAALTGLMIMVAIGTFEWASFRTFNRMPASDIFVMVTVTLVTAVLHNLALAVIVGVIIAALVFAWDNAKRIRARKHIDEDGIKHYEIYGPLFFGSVTVFNSKFDVLNDPDEVIIDFEESRVVDMSAIEALNKITERYNKVGKTVHLKHLSKDCRKLLQDADAIIDVNVMEDPTYKLAIDKI; encoded by the coding sequence ATGAAGAAGTATTTAGACCTGTTCGGTCTCAACGATAAAATAGACTATAAGACTGAAATTTTAGCGGGTATCACGGTGTCTATGGCACTGATTCCCGAAGCCGTGGCATTCGCGATGATTGCCGGCCTTTCTCCTTTAACGGGCTTGTACGCTGCCTTTATGATGGGGTTGGTAACCTCCATTATTGGTGGCCGGCCGGGAATGATTTCCGGAGCAACCGGAGCTATTGCCGTGGTATTGGTTGCACTTGCACAATCTCATGGAGTGGAATATATATTCGGGGCAGTAATTTTAGCCGGTATCATTCAGATAGCTGCCGGAGCATTGAAGCTCGGTAAACTGATGCGACTTGTCCCTCACCCCGTAATCTTTGGGTTTGTAAACGGACTGGCAGTTATCATTTTTATGTCGCAGCTGGCTCAGTTTAAAACACCTTCAGGGGAATGGATGACCGGACAAAGCATGTATGTGTTATTAGGTCTGGTTGCTTTAACCATGCTCATTATCTGGGGGCTGCCGAAATTAACCAAAGCGGTGCCTGCATCTCTTGTTGCCATTTTAACCGTTTTCGGAGTGGTGGTAGTTCTCGGAATAGAAACCCGGACCGTGGGCGATATTGCTTCTATCTCAGGTGGATTTCCTCCGTTTCATATACCTGAAATTCCTTTCACCTGGGAGGCCTTTATGGTCATTCTTCCTTACTCAGCTATCATTGCCGGGGTTGGCTTAATTGAAAGTTTGCTAACGCTGAACATCATTGATGAAATCACCGAAACCCGTGGAAGCGGAAATCAGGAAGCCATCGCTCAGGGATCAGCAAATATTCTGTCCGGATTGTTTTCTGGAATGGGCGGTTGCGCCATGATCGGCCAGAGCTTGATTAACGTGTCTTCCGGAGCCCGAACCCGAATCTCGGGTATTGTTGCCTCGCTGATGCTGCTTGTTTTTATCATGTTTGGAGCGCCGGTAATTGAGTTGATGCCAATGGCAGCTCTTACAGGACTGATGATTATGGTTGCTATCGGTACTTTTGAATGGGCAAGTTTTCGGACCTTCAACCGAATGCCGGCTTCCGATATATTTGTGATGGTAACGGTGACGTTAGTAACAGCAGTTCTGCATAACCTGGCGCTGGCCGTTATTGTTGGGGTGATTATCGCTGCTCTCGTTTTTGCCTGGGATAATGCCAAGCGAATTCGTGCCCGCAAGCATATCGACGAAGACGGTATTAAGCATTACGAAATTTACGGGCCACTTTTCTTTGGTTCCGTAACCGTTTTCAATTCAAAGTTTGATGTACTGAACGACCCGGACGAAGTGATCATCGATTTTGAGGAAAGCCGGGTAGTAGATATGTCAGCCATTGAGGCATTGAATAAAATCACTGAACGATATAACAAAGTTGGGAAGACCGTTCACCTGAAACACCTGAGCAAAGACTGTCGAAAACTCCTTCAGGATGCGGATGCCATCATTGACGTGAATGTGATGGAAGACCCCACCTACAAGCTGGCGATTGATAAGATTTAG
- a CDS encoding pyridoxal phosphate-dependent aminotransferase produces MISNRAQNLQPSATLKVTGRAKELKRQGKSIVSLSAGEPDFKTPKHICDAAIKAIEDGFHGYTMNPGTPELREAICAKLKRDNNLDYDPSQIICSNGAKQSVGFSLLALVNPGDEVIIPAPYWVSYPEMTRLAEGESVTVRTSFENNFKLTPQQLEDAITEKTKALILCSPSNPTGAQYTADELEGLAEVLRKHPQVYVISDEIYEYIVFEGDHVSILNVAPDLKDRVLLINGFSKGFAMTGWRLGYLAASNEIVSAVSKIQSQETSAPSSISQKAGEAAYKGSLEEVETMREQFKKRRDYLVETLNSLEGVSCFTPGGAFYVFPDISHYIGSHKPDGSDIESSTDLCLYLLDEFGLALVPGDAFGEPSGVRLSYAASMDDLEEAMKRFEKGLSSLK; encoded by the coding sequence ATGATTTCAAATCGCGCACAAAATTTACAGCCATCTGCAACGCTAAAAGTTACCGGCCGGGCCAAGGAGTTAAAGCGACAGGGAAAGTCTATCGTCTCGCTGAGTGCCGGTGAGCCGGATTTCAAAACGCCCAAGCATATTTGCGATGCAGCCATCAAAGCAATTGAAGATGGCTTTCATGGATACACCATGAACCCGGGAACTCCGGAATTACGCGAGGCTATTTGTGCGAAGCTGAAACGCGATAACAACCTGGATTACGACCCTTCCCAAATTATCTGCTCGAACGGGGCTAAGCAGTCGGTTGGGTTCAGCCTGCTCGCGCTGGTCAATCCCGGGGATGAGGTGATCATTCCCGCCCCTTACTGGGTTTCCTATCCTGAAATGACCCGATTGGCCGAAGGAGAATCCGTCACGGTTCGCACTTCCTTCGAGAATAATTTCAAGCTGACTCCTCAACAGCTGGAAGATGCCATCACCGAAAAGACCAAAGCTTTGATTCTGTGTTCCCCATCCAACCCAACCGGGGCCCAGTATACCGCCGATGAGCTTGAGGGATTGGCTGAGGTACTGCGCAAACACCCTCAGGTGTATGTAATTTCTGATGAGATTTATGAGTACATCGTTTTTGAAGGCGACCATGTCAGCATCCTGAACGTGGCGCCGGACCTTAAAGATCGCGTATTGCTGATCAACGGTTTTTCTAAAGGATTCGCGATGACCGGCTGGAGACTGGGCTATCTTGCTGCTTCAAATGAAATTGTGAGTGCAGTTTCGAAAATTCAAAGTCAGGAAACGTCTGCTCCTTCTTCCATCTCCCAAAAAGCAGGAGAGGCCGCTTATAAAGGCAGTCTTGAGGAGGTGGAAACTATGCGGGAACAGTTTAAAAAACGACGTGATTATTTGGTGGAAACGCTCAATTCGCTGGAAGGGGTAAGCTGTTTCACTCCAGGCGGTGCGTTTTACGTGTTCCCGGACATCTCACATTACATCGGCTCCCACAAACCGGATGGTTCAGACATTGAATCTTCCACCGATCTGTGCCTGTACCTGCTGGATGAGTTTGGTCTAGCCCTCGTTCCCGGTGATGCCTTCGGTGAGCCGAGTGGCGTCCGGCTTAGCTACGCAGCCTCGATGGATGATTTGGAAGAAGCGATGAAGCGTTTTGAAAAGGGGTTAAGCAGTTTAAAGTAA
- the coaD gene encoding pantetheine-phosphate adenylyltransferase, giving the protein MKTIALYPGSFDPITNGHLDILERATNLFDHVIVTVAVNKKKKAVFSGEERVNLIEACIANKAWSENVEVNQFTGLLVDHAQKMNADTLVRGVRQISDFEYEFRMALTNKRLAPNVDTVFLMPDEEFTFISASIVKEVAYWGGDLSSFVPENVAMALKEKFKDKG; this is encoded by the coding sequence ATGAAAACAATCGCTTTATATCCCGGGTCGTTTGATCCCATCACCAATGGCCACCTCGACATTCTGGAACGTGCAACCAACCTGTTTGATCATGTGATCGTAACCGTTGCCGTTAACAAAAAAAAGAAAGCCGTTTTTTCAGGGGAAGAACGAGTCAACCTTATTGAGGCCTGCATAGCCAATAAAGCATGGTCAGAAAATGTGGAGGTAAATCAGTTTACGGGTTTGCTGGTTGATCATGCCCAAAAAATGAATGCAGATACACTGGTGCGAGGTGTTCGCCAAATTTCTGATTTCGAATACGAATTCAGGATGGCCCTCACCAACAAGCGCCTCGCCCCCAATGTGGACACCGTTTTCCTGATGCCTGATGAAGAGTTCACGTTCATCTCTGCTTCTATTGTAAAGGAAGTTGCATACTGGGGCGGCGACCTTAGTTCTTTTGTCCCCGAAAATGTAGCCATGGCTCTTAAAGAAAAGTTTAAGGATAAGGGATAG
- the rsmD gene encoding 16S rRNA (guanine(966)-N(2))-methyltransferase RsmD yields the protein MRIITGKLKGRNFNIPKGLDVRPTTDRTKESIFNLIEARVFMEGTQILDLFAGSGNLGFEAISRGARHVTSVELDPQNVKQIEKTAAEFGIDDQMRIVCSDAQRFLNGMAIPYHFIFCDPPYDYPFMDELIDQVFEENWLTDEGWFILEHDKYKDFTDHPKCTFSKAYGRTIVSIFQKHPVDSE from the coding sequence ATGCGGATAATTACCGGAAAACTGAAAGGCCGAAATTTCAACATTCCGAAAGGACTGGATGTCCGCCCTACCACCGATCGCACCAAAGAAAGCATCTTCAACCTGATTGAAGCTCGTGTTTTTATGGAAGGTACCCAGATTCTGGATCTCTTTGCCGGATCGGGGAACCTTGGCTTCGAAGCTATTTCACGGGGAGCGCGGCACGTAACTTCTGTTGAACTGGACCCCCAGAACGTGAAGCAAATTGAAAAGACGGCCGCCGAATTTGGCATTGATGACCAAATGAGGATTGTATGCTCCGATGCTCAACGCTTTCTGAATGGCATGGCTATTCCCTATCACTTTATTTTTTGTGATCCTCCCTACGACTACCCTTTTATGGATGAACTCATCGACCAGGTTTTTGAAGAAAATTGGTTGACGGATGAAGGCTGGTTTATCCTGGAGCACGACAAATACAAGGATTTCACCGATCACCCCAAGTGCACTTTTTCAAAGGCATATGGCCGAACTATCGTTAGCATCTTTCAAAAGCATCCGGTAGATTCGGAATAA
- a CDS encoding MATE family efflux transporter has translation MNRKILRLAIPNIISNLSVPLLGAIDTAVVGRLEHVYYLGAIAVGSIIFDFIFWGFGFLRMGTTGMVAQAYGAQEERKTRIILFRVLLVAAASSLLILLIQYPLIEVSLYLVNASPEVEEYTRLYYHIRIFAAPATLALFGLNGWFLGMQNSTYPMIVTIFLNLVNIALNLIFVFRFNMTVDGVATGSLVASFLALGLAFILYKRRYGGVKLNIKWDELIEAEELKKFFSVNRDIVIRTLCLIFSYAFFTAKSAAMGDVVLAANTILLQMWYISSYGTDGFAYAAESLVGRFKGAKDDDKLKKAVTANMLWGLGLGLLGTITYAFFDAEIISLFTDKENVITVAMGVVIWLIVAPVVNSVCFIWDGIYIGATATGAMRNSMLVATVLVFIPVYFISEPFAGIHALWMAMTAFMVARGVVLSVYAPSRIFGKR, from the coding sequence TTGAACCGGAAAATACTCCGTCTTGCCATTCCAAACATCATAAGTAATCTTTCGGTACCCCTGCTCGGGGCCATTGATACGGCGGTTGTAGGGCGCCTTGAGCACGTTTATTACCTGGGGGCCATAGCGGTAGGGAGCATCATATTTGATTTTATTTTTTGGGGATTCGGCTTTTTACGGATGGGAACAACCGGCATGGTTGCGCAGGCTTATGGTGCTCAGGAGGAGCGAAAAACCCGAATCATTCTATTTCGGGTATTGCTGGTAGCTGCGGCCAGCAGTTTGTTAATCCTTCTCATTCAGTATCCACTGATTGAAGTTTCGCTGTACCTGGTAAATGCCTCTCCCGAAGTGGAGGAATATACCCGCCTGTACTATCACATCCGCATTTTTGCCGCACCGGCCACCCTGGCTTTATTTGGGTTGAACGGTTGGTTCCTGGGAATGCAGAACTCAACCTACCCCATGATCGTCACCATTTTCTTAAACCTTGTAAATATTGCGCTGAACCTGATTTTTGTGTTCCGGTTCAATATGACGGTGGATGGAGTGGCTACGGGTAGTTTGGTTGCCAGCTTTCTGGCGCTCGGGCTGGCTTTCATTCTATATAAGAGGAGATACGGTGGTGTTAAGCTCAATATAAAATGGGATGAACTGATTGAAGCCGAAGAATTGAAAAAATTCTTTTCGGTGAACCGCGATATTGTAATCCGGACCTTATGTCTCATTTTCTCCTATGCTTTTTTTACGGCAAAATCGGCAGCGATGGGAGATGTGGTGCTGGCTGCAAATACGATTCTGCTGCAAATGTGGTACATCAGTTCATACGGAACCGACGGTTTTGCTTACGCAGCTGAGAGTTTGGTTGGTCGGTTTAAGGGAGCAAAAGACGACGACAAGCTAAAGAAAGCGGTAACTGCCAACATGCTTTGGGGATTGGGCCTGGGCCTGCTCGGTACCATCACTTATGCGTTCTTTGATGCAGAAATTATATCCCTTTTTACAGATAAAGAGAATGTGATTACCGTCGCCATGGGTGTTGTCATCTGGCTGATTGTAGCTCCGGTCGTTAACAGCGTATGTTTTATTTGGGATGGGATTTACATAGGAGCGACAGCAACCGGTGCTATGCGAAATTCCATGCTTGTTGCCACGGTTCTGGTATTTATTCCGGTATATTTTATAAGTGAACCGTTTGCAGGCATTCATGCGTTATGGATGGCGATGACGGCATTTATGGTAGCTCGAGGTGTAGTGCTGTCTGTCTATGCACCGTCCCGAATATTTGGTAAAAGGTAA
- a CDS encoding YihY/virulence factor BrkB family protein, translating into MKLFKRTSKIVLSAINSFIEDNCFQYSAAVSFYTLFSLAPIVMIAVYIAGFFIGDASVMRELTNFLEKNIGQASSEAVMLLVETIQTDSRNILYLFLSIAFLIISATTVFIQFKDSFNRVLNVVAKPEIGFSKVLIDRVMAFGMIMLLGIAMIFSLILDSTLVWLFEFLLSSFETAQLYLIGFGSNILTLFMVFFAVLVMFYTLPDAKVRWRPLLIGSLITTLLLAIGKFGVGMIIGNSSLNQLSGASSSIIILMLWVYYSSNIIFFGIELVKALAEYGEGEIKAGRFARKIKMVEMPGTKKESDKL; encoded by the coding sequence ATGAAACTATTTAAGAGAACATCCAAAATCGTACTTAGTGCGATTAATTCATTTATAGAAGACAACTGTTTTCAATACAGTGCAGCAGTTTCCTTTTATACGCTTTTTTCTCTTGCTCCCATCGTAATGATAGCCGTTTACATCGCAGGTTTTTTTATAGGTGATGCCAGTGTGATGCGGGAGCTGACGAACTTTCTTGAAAAAAACATCGGTCAGGCAAGTTCAGAGGCAGTCATGCTTTTGGTTGAAACCATACAAACAGATTCGCGGAATATTCTGTACTTATTTCTCAGTATCGCTTTTCTCATCATTTCTGCCACAACGGTGTTCATTCAGTTCAAAGATTCTTTTAACCGGGTTTTAAATGTGGTAGCAAAGCCGGAGATCGGGTTTTCAAAAGTATTGATCGACCGGGTTATGGCCTTTGGAATGATTATGCTATTGGGTATAGCCATGATCTTTTCATTGATCCTCGACTCAACCCTGGTATGGCTCTTTGAATTCCTGCTTTCCAGTTTTGAGACAGCTCAGCTCTATTTGATTGGGTTCGGAAGCAACATTCTTACGCTTTTCATGGTCTTTTTTGCGGTCTTGGTTATGTTTTACACCTTGCCGGATGCCAAAGTACGATGGCGACCCTTATTGATAGGAAGCCTGATCACTACGCTGCTTTTGGCGATTGGAAAATTCGGGGTGGGGATGATTATTGGAAACAGCTCGCTGAATCAACTCTCCGGGGCTTCCTCTTCCATCATTATTTTGATGTTGTGGGTGTACTATTCCAGTAATATTATCTTTTTTGGGATTGAGTTAGTGAAAGCCCTCGCCGAATATGGCGAAGGGGAAATCAAAGCCGGCCGGTTTGCCCGAAAAATAAAGATGGTGGAAATGCCGGGAACAAAGAAGGAGTCCGACAAATTATGA
- a CDS encoding histidine phosphatase family protein produces the protein MKQILLMRHAKSSWENPDLKDFDRPLAKRGLNDAPRMGKYLKKIKYKPALVISSPAQRAKETTQLSMEAAKLDEQQITWNDDLYFGSVRDYLGAIQSASDEFERIMLVGHNPLMESTTGVLAGGQDKTAVRMPTAAIVCLESFADSWETIAPGTCQIKWMMIPKVVKKL, from the coding sequence ATGAAGCAGATTTTATTAATGAGACATGCTAAGTCGAGCTGGGAAAACCCGGATTTGAAAGACTTTGACCGGCCGCTTGCCAAACGGGGCCTGAATGACGCTCCCAGAATGGGCAAATACCTGAAGAAAATTAAGTATAAACCTGCTTTGGTGATTTCATCGCCGGCTCAACGCGCAAAAGAAACCACGCAGTTGAGTATGGAGGCGGCCAAGCTTGATGAACAACAGATCACGTGGAATGACGATCTTTACTTTGGTTCGGTGCGGGATTATCTCGGGGCTATACAATCGGCTTCGGATGAGTTTGAGCGAATTATGTTGGTGGGGCATAATCCTTTAATGGAAAGCACAACCGGAGTATTGGCAGGCGGTCAGGATAAAACGGCGGTTCGCATGCCAACAGCAGCCATTGTGTGTTTAGAAAGTTTTGCTGATTCCTGGGAAACCATTGCTCCCGGCACCTGTCAGATAAAATGGATGATGATACCCAAGGTGGTTAAAAAGTTATAG
- a CDS encoding Dps family protein encodes MDIETLNGVEKMKVNIGISEDHREKIAAGLSKVLADSYLLYLKTHNYHWNVTGELFHQLHEQFEEQYSELAEAIDEIAERIRALGFRAPGTFKEFNEIASIEEDTDRPKALDMVKRLTEANEQVIRTAREALEPAKAADDEATIDLLTERLTVHSKTAWMLRSHLED; translated from the coding sequence ATGGATATTGAAACATTAAACGGAGTCGAAAAAATGAAAGTGAACATTGGAATTTCTGAAGACCATCGGGAGAAAATTGCGGCAGGCTTGTCAAAGGTTTTGGCCGATTCTTACCTGCTGTATTTGAAAACACATAACTATCACTGGAATGTAACCGGTGAGCTATTCCATCAGCTGCACGAGCAGTTTGAAGAGCAGTATTCTGAACTCGCGGAAGCTATTGACGAGATTGCCGAACGCATCAGGGCGTTAGGATTCAGGGCTCCGGGTACTTTTAAGGAGTTCAACGAAATTGCTTCTATCGAAGAAGACACCGACCGGCCGAAAGCACTGGATATGGTCAAGCGCCTCACAGAAGCGAATGAGCAGGTTATCAGAACAGCACGAGAGGCCTTAGAGCCCGCTAAAGCAGCTGATGATGAAGCCACGATTGATTTATTAACAGAGCGGCTGACCGTTCATTCCAAAACCGCATGGATGTTAAGAAGTCATTTAGAAGACTAA
- a CDS encoding CsbD family protein has translation MNDLTIKGTWNEVKGKLKQKYSELTDDDLAFTEGKEDELLGRLQGKLGKTKDEIKKEIAEL, from the coding sequence ATGAATGATTTAACCATTAAAGGAACATGGAACGAAGTAAAAGGAAAATTAAAGCAGAAGTATTCAGAGCTGACTGATGATGATCTCGCTTTTACCGAGGGTAAAGAAGATGAGCTTTTGGGCCGTCTTCAAGGCAAACTTGGTAAAACGAAAGACGAGATCAAGAAAGAAATAGCAGAGCTCTGA